In Fusarium oxysporum Fo47 chromosome XI, complete sequence, the following are encoded in one genomic region:
- a CDS encoding major facilitator superfamily domain-containing protein, whose product MTPADNEKIPDIMRPPSVTKGSVQDVISETSLKPITRKVDYHLVPLMLVCYFLQFLDKVLINYANIMGLSENLHFTGNDFSWMATAFFIGFAVAEFPQGVLIQKFPVSKVLGLNVVLWGIVICCSSAAHSFPGMTAARTLLGMFEAVISPALIMITSQWYTRRQATPRTGIWYCGLGIGQTVGGLISYAAQHGSRTSSFQSWRIMFVSVGAFNVMIGLLVLFWMPSSIKDAKFLTEQEQIILQEALDADQGGKIAKVFRRAGIWDALKDIQVWLLFLNTILIVIPSGIITTFSATLIRGFGYDPKQAALLNMPAGVVSVSATLLSTFAILYGFPRWLGLCLLMVPTLIGAGLMSFYSSSQAGSLAGIYLINFDVAPLALIYALVGANVQGYTKKVTTNAIVAVGFSIANIIGPQTFQAKDAPSFIPAKITVFCVCGGSVVVTILTRILYGLRNRKGRVSQDLGQSGEVDPDTMTDRNNPNFFYVY is encoded by the coding sequence ATGACTCCCGCCGACAACGAGAAGATCCCAGACATCATGCGCCCTCCCTCCGTCACCAAAGGCTCGGTCCAAGATGTCATCAGCGAAACATCGCTGAAGCCAATCACTCGTAAAGTCGACTACCATCTCGTTCCTCTTATGCTAGTCTGTTACTTCCTCCAATTCCTCGACAAAGTCCTCATCAACTATGCCAACATCATGGGTCTTTCCGAGAACCTCCACTTCACAGGAAATGACTTCTCCTGGATGGCCACCGCTTTCTTCATCGGTTTCGCTGTTGCTGAGTTTCCTCAGGGTGTCTTGATCCAGAAGTTTCCCGTCAGCAAGGTCCTTGGTCTCAACGTTGTTCTCTGGGGTATCGTTATCTGCTGCTCTTCCGCTGCGCATAGCTTCCCTGGCATGACAGCTGCGAGAACTCTTCTTGGCATGTTCGAAGCGGTTATCTCACCTGCCCTTATCATGATCACTTCGCAGTGGTACACCAGAAGACAAGCTACCCCAAGAACCGGTATCTGGTACTGCGGTCTTGGCATCGGCCAGACTGTTGGCGGACTCATCTCGTATGCTGCCCAGCATGGTAGCCGAACCAGCAGCTTCCAGAGCTGGCGCATCATGTTTGTGTCCGTTGGCGCCTTCAACGTTATGATTGGCCTCCTTGTACTCTTCTGGATGCCTTCCAGtatcaaggatgccaagTTCCTTACAGAGCAGGAGCAGATCATTCTTCAAGAAGCACTTGATGCTGATCAGGGAGGGAAAATCGCCAAGGTCTTCCGCCGTGCAGGTATTTGGGATGCTCTCAAAGATATTCAAGTTTGgctgctcttcctcaacaCTATTCTCATTGTGATCCCATCAGGCATCATTACAACCTTCTCTGCTACTCTGATCCGCGGCTTTGGATACGACCCCAAGCAGGCGGCCCTTCTCAATATGCCTGCTGGTGTTGTGTCAGTGTCGGCCACCTTACTCAGCACTTTCGCCATCCTCTACGGGTTCCCAAGATGGCTGGGGCTTTGCCTTCTCATGGTCCCAACTCTGATTGGCGCAGGACTCATGTCCTTCTACTCCAGCAGTCAAGCTGGCTCCCTTGCCGGAATCTACTTGATCAACTTCGACGTCGCACCTCTCGCACTTATTTATGCTCTTGTCGGAGCTAATGTTCAAGGATACACCAAGAAGGTCACTACGAACGCCATCGTTGCTGTTGGCTTCtccatcgccaacatcattGGACCGCAGACTTTCCAAGCAAAAGATGCGCCAAGCTTCATCCCAGCAAAGATCACCGTCTTCTGTGTTTGTGGCGGATCGGTTGTTGTTACCATTCTTACTAGAATTCTTTATGGCCTTCGAAACAGAAAGGGAAGGGTTTCACAGGATCTTGGACAGAGTGGAGAGGTTGATCCGGATACCATGACGGATAGGAACAACCCTAACTTCTTCTACGTTTACTAA
- a CDS encoding Alpha/Beta hydrolase protein, which yields MTQDTKHEALQPVHPSMKGKLDPVFEKLYNDNVANTPLKPIDLGILRSKYSVLYSYGTGPAPDVARQYDTQIVTHEDITLDVRVYEPDTAGPWPVHIDYHGGGWGLGDLDTESHICKHICNVAGVAVIDVAYRLVPENAFPCGVTDSFAALKYIYEKGAERFSIDPERISVGGVSAGGFISLALAHMARDAGIPLKLVAVGTPVIDDLSQYSSASDSPFKSMQENEHAPTLNWGRLAWFDKLKWSSLGSTPEEIAEKRAQIPAIYGNLFKADNFNNLAKTVIYTAGADPLRDEGEAYGMKLIEHGNEVTMKRFPGVPHPFMHMDKDLWQAKEFILQTAALTRYQDNEGTGSDTRVCFPESLGWMVAMGFLLVSRKQKYAGPHLVCLDEPDLILVIGNPAVAIAGDFASTVRGRQREQADQGSTAGPMNHGSAQNNPNPSPGSVQSNVDLSIADLLCQMSTAVPVDGADVDMTGTLPELSWDLTTDSGWLDILPETPPVAEDSPDSLPNTTLTLYTPSLVPDMTSPHDKALLNHYSNIVASVLSRHPNTTSNPYLSYLVPMAVSNQLILHCVLALSATHWQKLQPDMRDRALYHKGQATQSLAGLLPHVDGGSVDVALVSCLLLCMSELFDGTSAGWKLHLQGAKRLLSTVKSQTGGNLAGHFKFFVKLARFLDSAATTSTCKPPLIDDKTVTTTPEPTEDSSNDDAAVYGIPKELFHMVDRVNNLASKRGTRADWIIGPMITVDSLALLHLCHQQMTTYSMQRLHTNGHSGSGFTKSQKDTL from the exons ATGACACAAGACACCAAACATGAGGCTCTCCAGCCTGTTCATCCCTCGATGAAGGGCAAACTCGACCCTgtctttgagaagctctACAACGACAACGTCGCCAACACTCCCCTCAAACCGATTGACCTCGGCATCCTTCGATCGAAATACTCAGTTCTCTACTCGTACGGCACTGGCCCTGCACCAGATGTCGCGCGCCAATACGATACTCAAATCGTCACGCATGAAGACATCACTCTTGATGTGAGAGTGTATGAGCCCGATACTGCTGGTCCATGGCCTGTGCATATCGACTACCATGGTGGCGGTTGGGGTCTGGGCGATCTTGATACTGAGAGTCATATTTGCAAGCATATCTGCAATGTCGCTGGCGTCGCAGTCATTGACGTCGCATATCGCCTTGTACCTGAGAATGCTTTCCCATGTGGTGTTACCGATAGTTTCGCTGCCCTCAAGTACATTTACGAGAAGGGCGCTGAGCGATTCAGTATTGATCCAGAGAGAATCTCCGTCGGTGGAGTCTCAGCCGGTGGATTCATCAGTCTTGCGCTGGCACACATGGCGCGTGACGCAGGCATTCCTCTTAagcttgttgctgttggaaCACCAGTGATTGACGATTTGAGTCAATACTCTTCAGCATCAGATTCACCCTTCAAGTCTATGCAAGAAAATGAGCATGCGCCAACACTCAATTGGGGCCGACTAGCTTGgttcgacaagctcaaatGGAGCTCCCTGGGTTCAACACCCGAAGAGATCGCTGAGAAGCGTGCGCAAATACCCGCGATTTACGGCAACTTGTTCAAGGCTGATAACTTCAACAACCTTGCAAAGACTGTTATTTACACAGCTGGCGCAGATCCATTGAGAGACGAAGGTGAAGCTTACGGTATGAAGTTGATTGAGCATGGGAATGAggtgacgatgaagaggttcCCTGGTGTACCGCATCCGTTTATGCATATGGATAAGGATCTCTGGCAGGCGAAGGAGTTTATTCTGCAGACTGCTG CACTCACGCGCTATCAAGATAACGAGGGAACCGGTTC GGATACTCGGGTTTGTTTTCCGGAGAGCTTGGGCTGGATGGTGGCAATGGGATTTCTGTTGGTCAGCCGAAAGCAAAAATACGCAGG CCCCCACCTCGTTTGTCTTGATGAGCCCGATCTCATCCTTGTCATAGGAAACCCAGCTGTGGCGATTGCAGGAGACTTTGCCTCGACTGTTCGTGGCCGACAGAGAGAGCAAGCAGACCAAGGCTCAACAGCTGGACCAATGAATCATGGCTCAGCGCAGAACAA CCCAAATCCTTCACCAGGTTCAGTCCAATCCAACGTGGACCTGAGTATCGCCGACTTGCTGTGCCAAATGTCCACAGCCGTTCCTGTAGATGGTGCCGACGTTGACATGACGGGGACATTGCCAGAACTGTCCTGGGACTTGACAACTGACTCAGGCTGGCTCGATATTCTCCCGGAAACACCTCCCGTTGCTGAAGACTCACCAGACAGTCTACCGAATACCACGCTGACTCTGTATACGCCGAGCTTGGTACCGGACATGACATCTCCTCACGACAAAGCATTACTAAACCACTACTCAAATATTGTCGCCTCAGTGCTATCAAGGCATCCAAACACGACATCAAACCCCTACCTCAGCTATCTCGTACCCATGGCCGTCTCAAATCAGCTTATCCTGCATTGCGTCCTCGCTTTGAGCGCAACACATTGGCAGAAGCTTCAACCCGACATGCGAGATAGGGCGTTATACCACAAAGGGCAAGCGACACAATCTTTGGCCGGTCTCCTACCCCATGTCGATGGGGGCTCAGTGGATGTTGCGCTGGTGTCTTGTCTGCTTTTGTGTATGTCGGAGCTGTTCGACGGTACCTCGGCAGGATGGAAGCTTCACCTCCAGGGCGCAAAACGACTCCTGTCAACAGTCAAGTCCCAGACTGGTGGTAATTTGGCAGGCCACTTCAAGTTCTTTGTCAAGCTAGCACGCTTTCTAGACAGTGCAGCAACGACAAGTACCTGCAAGCCTCCTCTGATAGATGACAAGACAGTAACCACTACACCTGAGCCGACTGAAGATTCTAGCAATGACGATGCTGCAGTTTATGGAATACCGAAAGAACTGTTCCACATGGTCGATCGTGTGAACAACCTGGCTAGCAAGAGAGGAACAAGG GCCGACTGGATAATTGGGCCTATGATTACGGTGGACTCGCTGGCGCTGTTGCATCTCTGTCACCAACAAATGACGACGTACTCCATGCAACGACTGCATACGAATGGGCACTCCGGCTCCGGCTTCACCAAATCACAGAAGGATACTCTCTAA
- a CDS encoding carbon-nitrogen hydrolase, translated as MSKSLKVAAIQAEPVWNDLQGGVNKSIGLIQEAAKNGANVIGFPEVFIPGYPWSIWANSPTENAPWINEYFKNSLERESPEMDQIRAAVREAGVFVVLGYSERYKGTLYIAQSFIDETGTIVLHRRKIKPTHVERAIYGDGQGESLTNVADTKFGKVAGLNCWEHTQTLLRYYEYSQDVDIHVSSWPSIFPQNVPEWPYHITPECCKAFSHVVSMEGACFVLLASQIMTEENHEKANVKGYDYTKKSGGGFSMIFSPFGEELVKPLDPHEEGILYADINLEEKYKAKQNLDIVGHYSRPDQLSLRVNRHAAKPVFFANDL; from the exons ATGTCCAAGTCCCTCAAGGTCGCCGCTATCCAAGCCGAGCCCGTCTGGAACGATCTTCAGGGCGGTGTCAACAAGTCCATCGGTCTCATCCAAGAGGCAGCAAAGAACGGTGCCAATGTCATCGGCTTCCCCGAAGTCTTTATTCCTGGATATCCATG GAGCATCTGGGCCAACTCACCCACCGAGAACGCACCGTGGATCAACGAGTACTTCAAGAACTCATTGGAGAGAGAGTCACCTGAGATGGACCAGATTCGAGCTGCTGTTCGAGAGGCAGGTGTTTTTGTTGTTCTTGGATACAGTGAGAGATACAAGGGAACCCTTTACATCGCACAG TCTTTCATCGACGAGACCGGCACCATTGTTCTTCACCGCCGCAAGATCAAGCCCACCCACGTTGAGCGTGCTATCTACGGTGACGGACAGGGCGAATCTCTGACCAATGTCGCCGACACAAAGTTCGGAAAGGTTGCTGGTCTTAACTGCTGGGAGCACACTCAGACACTTCTCCGCTACTATGAATACTCGCAGGATGTTGATATCCACGTCTCCAGCTGGCCATCAATCTTCCCCCAGAACGTCCCCGAGTGGCCTTACCATATTACTCCCGAATGCTGCAAGGCCTTCTCTCACGTCGTCTCCATGGAGGGAGCCTGCTTCGTTCTTCTGGCAAGTCAGATTATGACTGAGGAGAACCATGAGAAGGCGAATGTCAAGGGCTATGACTATACTAAGAAGTCTGGCGGTGGCTTCAGTATGATCTTTTCGCCTTTCGGAGAGGAACTTGTCAAGCCGCTAGATCCTCATGAGGAGGGTATTCTTTATGCTGATATCAACCTTGAAGAGAAGTACAAGGCGAAGCAGAACTTGGACATCGTCGGCCATTACTCGCGACCCGACCAGCTGAGCCTTCGCGTCAACCGACATGCTGCTAAGCCTGTCTTCTTTGCCAACGACCTTTGA